The following are from one region of the Nicotiana tabacum cultivar K326 chromosome 3, ASM71507v2, whole genome shotgun sequence genome:
- the LOC142176617 gene encoding uncharacterized protein LOC142176617, translated as MPLLQSARPVASIQPAALTQTTRNTSGATSTGNRGRGAGDRATVNQGQGIISVCSFDALALIDSGSTHSYVSSYFDLGFRRQPKLLNDPFLVATPVGESFLVEYMYRACQIRVEGRDTLADLIVFDMIDFDMLMGMDWLSSCYAIVDCHAKIVKFEIPNEPSFILRGSQIPEICKVVSFMKAQRLLKKDCLGLLDIVNDTRKEIVSIANVPVVREFSDVFPEDLPGLPPVREINFGIDLLPDTQPISIPPYRMAPAELRELKE; from the exons ATGCCACTACTCCAGTCTGCCAGACCTGTG GCTTCTATTCAGCCAGCTGCACTGACTCAGACTACTCGTAATACTTCAGGTGCTACAAGTACAGGAAATAGAGGTCGAGGTGCTGGAGACCGTGCTACTGTGAATCAAGGACAAG gtattatttctgtctgttCATTTGATGCACTTGCGTTGATTGATTCGGGATCTACTCACTCCTATGTGTCCTCGTACTTTGATTTGGGGTTTAGAAGACAACCTAAGCTGTTGAATGATCCTTTTTTAGTTGCTACTCCTGTTGGAGAGTCTTTTTTAGTTGAATACATGTATCGTGCTTGTCAGATTCGGGTTGAGGGTAGAGATACTCTAGCTGACCTTATTGTATTTGACATGATTGACTTTGACATGttgatgggaatggattggttatcttcttgTTATGCTATAGTCGATTGTCATGCAAAGATAGTTAAGTTTGAGATACCAAATGAACCTAGTTTTATTCTAAGAGGGAGTCAGATTCCAGAGATTTGCAAAGTTGTATCTTTTATGAAAGCTCAACGACTTTTGAAGAAAGATTGCTTGGGTCTCTTAGACATTGTAAATGACACAAGAAAGGAAATAGTTAGTATAGCAAATGTACCAGTAGTGAGagaattttctgatgtatttcctgaggaTTTACCAGGATTACCTCCAGTACGAGAAAtaaactttggtattgatttgctaCCTGACACGCAGCCCATATCGATACCCCCATATcgaatggcaccagcagagttgagggAGCTAAAGGAATAG